AAGGTTCATCCAAAGGGGTTTAGGCTTGGGATTATCAAGGACTGGGATTCAAGATGGTTTGCAAATGACAAAGATTTTGAAAAGTATTTACTTGAAGACTACAAAATCAGACGTCATATTAAGGAAAAACTCTACAATGCAGGAATTTCAAGAATTGAGATAGAAAGAGCTGCAAAGAGAATAAAGGTTATAATTCATACAGCAAAACCGGGGATTGTTATAGGAAGAGCAGGTTCTGGTGTTGAGGCTTTGAGAAAAGAGCTTGAAAAGATTACAGGTGGAAAGACAATCTCAGTTGATATAAAGGAGATTAAGGTACCAGAGCTTGATGCACAGCTTGTTGCAGAGAATATTGCTGCTCAGC
This Caldicellulosiruptor changbaiensis DNA region includes the following protein-coding sequences:
- the rpsC gene encoding 30S ribosomal protein S3, with amino-acid sequence MGQKVHPKGFRLGIIKDWDSRWFANDKDFEKYLLEDYKIRRHIKEKLYNAGISRIEIERAAKRIKVIIHTAKPGIVIGRAGSGVEALRKELEKITGGKTISVDIKEIKVPELDAQLVAENIAAQLEKRVSFRKAMKQAMARALRSGAKGIKTMVSGRLGGADIARTEWYKEGRIPLQTLRADIDYGFAEAHTTYGRIGVKTWIYKGDVLPQKGAAAEKGGDK